A region of Fusarium keratoplasticum isolate Fu6.1 chromosome 6, whole genome shotgun sequence DNA encodes the following proteins:
- a CDS encoding SCP domain-containing protein, with product MRLLLPLVSLLGVTLAADEVVTITAPAAIPSNEPEWKTDKTFTSAILNSTNFYRGEHNASSLTWNRTLEEFATDYLDDNDDCKFEHSNGPYGENLAIGYSNVTASVEAWGDERDDYDFDKGEFSKKTGHFTQLVWRDTTGVGCGRKLCGERGWYLVCEYWPRGNVIGQFTDQVYKEEGNSAARVRPGAGLALVIVVYLLVWI from the coding sequence ATGAGACTTCTCTTACCCCTCGTATCCCTCTTGGGCGTTACCCTCGCCGCAGACGAGGTCGTCACAATCACTGCTCCGGCCGCCATCCCCTCCAACGAGCCCGAGTGGAAGACAGACAAGACCTTCACATCGGCAATTCTCAATTCGACCAACTTTTATAGGGGTGAGCATAATGCCAGTTCACTGACCTGGAACCGCACGCTCGAGGAGTTTGCCACCGACTacctcgacgacaacgacgactgCAAGTTTGAGCACTCGAATGGCCCCTATGGTGAAAATCTTGCAATCGGATACAGCAATGTCACTGCGAGCGTCGAGGCGTGGGGTGATGAGCGTGACGActacgactttgacaagggGGAGTTTAGCAAGAAGACGGGTCACTTCACACAGCTCGTCTGGAGGGATACGACTGGCGTTGGCTGTGGAAGGAAGCTGTGTGGTGAGAGGGGTTGGTATCTTGTTTGTGAATACTGGCCGAGGGGGAATGTCATCGGGCAGTTTACGGATCAGGTTTATAAGGAGGAGGGTAATAGTGCTGCGAGGGTTAGGCCTGGCGCTGGATTGGCTTTGGTTATCGTTGTATATCTACTTGTTTGGATATAA
- a CDS encoding Small nuclear ribonucleoprotein E has product MTGRGGGGGRRVLLLPINFIFKLLQSHATVSVWLYEQLSIRIEGKIRGFDEFMNLVIDDAVEVKQITKTNDKETRRPLGQILLKGDNVSLIQSLAG; this is encoded by the exons ATGACTGGTCgcggtggtggcggcggtCGCCGCGTTCTCCTCTTGCCCAT TaacttcatcttcaagcttctccaaTCA CATGCTACCGTCAGCGTCTGGCTTTATGAGCAGCTCTCCATTCGCATCGAGGGCAAGATTCGG GGCTTTGACGAGTTCATGAACCTGGTTATCGACGACGCCGTCGAGGTTAAGCagatcaccaagaccaacgaCAAGGAGACTCGGAGACCTCTGG GCCAGATTCTGTTGAAGGGAGATAACGTGTCATTAATCCAAAGCTTGGCTGGTTGA